The region GCTCGAGCCCGATGGAGAGCACTACGAGGTCCGGGTGGAACCGCTCCACCTCACGGGTCTCCGTGTTCTCCGCGACCATCAGCAGGTGGTCGTTCTCTTCGAGCACCTCCCCAGGGAACCCGCGGACGAACCTGACCCCGAGACTCTTTGCCCGCTCGTAATACTCCTCGTAACCCTTGCCGTACGCCCGGATGTCGTTATAGAAGACGACGACCTCGACTTCGGGGTTCTTCTCCCGGATGAGCATGGCGTTCTTCATCGCGTACATGCAGCAGACCCCTGAACAGTAGGGATGGCCGGCGGCGATGTCCCGGGAGCCGACACACTGGACGAACGCTATGCTCCGTGGGGGTTTGCCGTTTGAAAGGCGCTTCAGTTTGCCGCCTGTCGGGCCGCTTGCGTTGATCATCCGCTCGAACTCGAGGCTCGTGATCACGTCCGGGATGGTGAGGTAGCGGAGTTGTACCTTGTTCCTAGCATCGAACGTCCGATAGCCGGTCGCGACGATGATGCTTGCCGCCTCTATATCGATAACCCTCTCCTCGTCCTCGGCGAGGATCGCCTCCTTGCCGCAGACGTCGTAGCAGAGGCCGCACTCGATGCAGTGTTCCTTATCCTTGATGACGATGTCGGGGACCGCCTGTGCGTGGGGCTTGTAGATTGCTTTCCGCACGCCGATGCCGGCGTCGAACTGGTTATAGACCTCCACCGGGCAGATCCTGGTGCAGTCCCCACACCCGTTGCACTCGTC is a window of Methanoculleus sp. 7T DNA encoding:
- a CDS encoding CoB--CoM heterodisulfide reductase iron-sulfur subunit A family protein, with the translated sequence MADVVVIGAGVAGIQAALDLADHNIHVHLIEREPTIGGHMAQLDKTFPTNDCSMCILSPKMVEVARHPNVTIHTCSEVESVDGEVGNFRVRVRKHPRYIIEDECNGCGDCTRICPVEVYNQFDAGIGVRKAIYKPHAQAVPDIVIKDKEHCIECGLCYDVCGKEAILAEDEERVIDIEAASIIVATGYRTFDARNKVQLRYLTIPDVITSLEFERMINASGPTGGKLKRLSNGKPPRSIAFVQCVGSRDIAAGHPYCSGVCCMYAMKNAMLIREKNPEVEVVVFYNDIRAYGKGYEEYYERAKSLGVRFVRGFPGEVLEENDHLLMVAENTETREVERFHPDLVVLSIGLEPANGAEEIARMLGIPQDETGFFGVADQKVGPVLTVKPGIYVAGTATAPKDIPDSVATGEAAAMRAYLDAVRAG